The following DNA comes from Peribacillus sp. FSL E2-0218.
CAAGGTGCCGAAAGTGTTTGAAGTAAGAAATGAATTGCCGCGCAACACAGTCGGTAAGCTATTGAAAAGATTATTAGTAAAAGAAGAGCTTGAAAGGGAGGGGAGAAACGATTGAGGGACGAGGTGGATGCTATATACATTTCAACTCCATCCATTCGCGTGGGGCATGCGGATTTTTGAAGGTAGATATAAAAAGGAGGGTCTGTTATGCGTTGGGTTGTTCTCATTCTATTATTCTTTGGTGCCGTCATTAATTTTGCGGATAAATCGATTGTAGGACTTGCAGCTGTTCCCATCATGAAGGAATTCGATCTTTCTTATGCGGAGTGGGGCCTTGTTGGCAGCAGTTATTATTGGCTCTATCCCGTAACGGGGATTTTTGGAGCAGCATGGGCTGATCGACTTGGGGCCAAAAAAGTGCTTGGATTCATCATGTTGACCTGGACTGTGCTGCAATTCGGCGTATTGGCCATCGCCGCGCTGCCATTTCTCATTCTTTACAGGATTTTATTGGGCGCATTCGAAGGGCCTTACAGTCCAATTGCATACAGCCATGCCGATAAGTGGTTTCCCCCGAAGCTAAAAGGCTTTGCCAATTCAGTGGTTGTCGGCGGGGGAACGGTCGGTGCGATGATCGTGGCGCCCATCCTTGTTTCCTTAATCACGATATTCGGATGGAAGGCTGCCTTTGCTGCACTTGGTGCAGCAAGCTTTGTTTGGTTCTTCCTTTTTCAATTTTTAACAAAGGAAAACCCAGTCGAAGTCCATGAGCAGGTGCAAAAGAAACAGAAAGCAAAGCTGGAAAAAATCAAATGGAAGGACTTCTTGGCGCTACTGGCATCACCTACGGCTTTATTCACCACTCTCGCCTATTTTTCCACTTATATTTTAGTCGTTTGGTTTTCGGTTTGGCTCCCGATTTATTTAGTGGAAGCCGTAAAAATGACTCCAGGCCAAATGGGATCAAGCGTAGCAATAATCGGAGTCGTTTCCGTATGCATTTATATGGGGGTTTCGATGATTTCCGATCATTTATTCAAGAAGAATCAAAACTGGCGATCGTCAAGGGTGTACGTCGTTGCGGGATCGATGATTCTGGGGGCCTTGTTTTTTTCCTCCATCATGGTTTTTCAAAATCCAATCTGGGTGATAGGCGCCATGTGTTTAGCGAAAGGACTGACATATGCGATTTTGCCGATCGGGCCAACGATCATGATCAATGAAATGCAAGAGCGGGGTGGGTTGATGACGAGCATCCTGACCTCATCAGGTAACATAGCAGGCATCATTGCCCCTCTTGTAACAGGGTATATCATAAGTTTGGCTGGAGGTAACCAACTATTGGGCTATAATCTATCGATTTTGTTCATGGCGGCTCTTGTCTTGGTCTTTGGCATCTTATTTGCCATATTCGTAAAACCTGTCAAGTCAACCAGGGATCAAACAAATAAACAAACTGGGGACATGGACCTTAAGTCCTCATAAGCAACGGGAAAATCCATAAGTTCAGGTGTGAGATAAAAAAAGGGAGTGGATGAAAAATGAAGAGAGATGCGGTCATTGTATCAGCAGTACGTACAGCAATTGGAAAACAGGGCGGTGCACTTGCTTCGGTCCCGGCTCATGTATTTGGGGCGGAAGTGATGAAGGAAGCGATAAACCGGGCGAAGGTAAATCCCGAAATGATTGATGATGTCATCATGGGGAATGTTTTGAGCGGTGGCGGCAACATAGCCAGATTGACAGCATTGGAAACAGGTCTTTCGATACAGCTTCCTGGTTTGACGGTTGACCGTCAGTGCGGTTCCGGAATCAACGCGGTCAATTTAGCGGCACAAGCGATTTCTGCCAGTGAAGGGGAGATCTATATCGCCGGTGGCGTGGAGAGCATGAGCAGGGCCCCTTACTTGATGGATCGTCCGGAAAAAGCATATAACGCAAAGCCTCCGCAGTTCAGGAAGTCGCAGTTGTCCCCGAAAGAAATTGGCGATCCGCCAATGGGAATCACTGCTGAAAACTTAGCTCGAAAATATGAGGTCAGCAGGGAAGAACAAGATGAATTTGCTCTCCAAAGTCAAAAAAAGATGGCCAAAGCCATGGAAGAGGGCCGTTTTGATGAACAAATCATGCCAATGAGCATACCAGGCAGAAAGGGTGAAACACGCGAATTTAAGGTGGATGAACATCCTCGCCCGCAAATAACGAAAGAAGGGCTAGCCAACTTATCACCAGCTTTTTTGGCAGGTGGGTCCGTGACGGCAGGCAATAGTTCAGGATTGAATGATGCTGCTTCTGCATTGGTCATCATGTCGAGGGAAAAAGCGGAAGAGTGGGGGATCAAGCCTCTAGCGACGATCAAAGCACAGGCTGTTGCCGGTGTCGATCCAAATTATATGGGCATCGGACCTGTTCCCGCGATTAAAAAAGTAATGGAAAAATCGAAGCTCACCCTGGCTGACATGGACATCATTGAAATCAATGAAGCCTTTGCGGCACAAGTGATTGCCTGCAATAGGGAGCTTAATATGGATGCAACCAAAATCAATGTGAATGGGGGAGCCATCGCCCACGGACACCCGCTTGGTGCGACTGGGGCCATTCTCATGACAAAGGCGGTTTACGAATTAAAGCGCATATCAGGAAGGTTCGCTCTTATAACGGCATGCATTGGTGGCGGTCAGGGAATTGCAACGATCATTGAGCGTGAAGCCTGATTTGGAATAAGGTGGGAAACAAAACGTAATTCCAGGAAAAAATCAAAGGAGGAAATAATCATGACAATCACGTTAACCAAGGAAATGCAGCAGATGAAGGACATGATCGGTCATTTCGTTGAAAGGGAAGTGGAGCCATTCGCGATTCAAATTGAAGAAGAAGATGCCATTCCCGAGCATTTAGTGGAACAAGCAAAAAACCTTGGTTTATTCGGAATCAGCATTCCCGAACAATACGGCGGAATTGGCTTGAATACAGTGGGCAAGGCTACCGTTTTGGAGCAGTTAGGCAGGACGCATAATGGCTTTGTTTCATTGATCAGCGCTCATACCGGGATAGGCAGTACGGGGCTGGTCAAGCTTGCATCCGAACATTTGAAAGAGAAATACTTGCCTGATATGGCAGCAGGCACAAAGATAGCAGCCTTTGCATTATCTGAGCCCGGAGCA
Coding sequences within:
- a CDS encoding MFS transporter, which gives rise to MRWVVLILLFFGAVINFADKSIVGLAAVPIMKEFDLSYAEWGLVGSSYYWLYPVTGIFGAAWADRLGAKKVLGFIMLTWTVLQFGVLAIAALPFLILYRILLGAFEGPYSPIAYSHADKWFPPKLKGFANSVVVGGGTVGAMIVAPILVSLITIFGWKAAFAALGAASFVWFFLFQFLTKENPVEVHEQVQKKQKAKLEKIKWKDFLALLASPTALFTTLAYFSTYILVVWFSVWLPIYLVEAVKMTPGQMGSSVAIIGVVSVCIYMGVSMISDHLFKKNQNWRSSRVYVVAGSMILGALFFSSIMVFQNPIWVIGAMCLAKGLTYAILPIGPTIMINEMQERGGLMTSILTSSGNIAGIIAPLVTGYIISLAGGNQLLGYNLSILFMAALVLVFGILFAIFVKPVKSTRDQTNKQTGDMDLKSS
- a CDS encoding thiolase family protein — encoded protein: MKRDAVIVSAVRTAIGKQGGALASVPAHVFGAEVMKEAINRAKVNPEMIDDVIMGNVLSGGGNIARLTALETGLSIQLPGLTVDRQCGSGINAVNLAAQAISASEGEIYIAGGVESMSRAPYLMDRPEKAYNAKPPQFRKSQLSPKEIGDPPMGITAENLARKYEVSREEQDEFALQSQKKMAKAMEEGRFDEQIMPMSIPGRKGETREFKVDEHPRPQITKEGLANLSPAFLAGGSVTAGNSSGLNDAASALVIMSREKAEEWGIKPLATIKAQAVAGVDPNYMGIGPVPAIKKVMEKSKLTLADMDIIEINEAFAAQVIACNRELNMDATKINVNGGAIAHGHPLGATGAILMTKAVYELKRISGRFALITACIGGGQGIATIIEREA